One window of the Triticum dicoccoides isolate Atlit2015 ecotype Zavitan chromosome 3B, WEW_v2.0, whole genome shotgun sequence genome contains the following:
- the LOC119278829 gene encoding cationic peroxidase SPC4-like: MASSPSVARVLLVLAATALAVSSVSAAAGAGGSPPLAKGLSFEFYRARCPQAEAIVFAFLKDAIRKDVGLAAALLRIHFHDCFVQGCDGSVLLDRTNGVDSEKVSPPNVTLRPSAFKAINAIRALLQRACGGPVVSCADIAALAARDSVHLAGGPRYAVPLGRRDGLAPASLDTILGALPPPTSKVPVLLTFLAKIGLNADDLVALSGAHTLGIAHCGSFEERLFPKDDPTMDKFFAGHLKLTCPRLKVDNFTANDIRTPNVFDNKFYVDLLNRQGLFTSDQDLHTDAKTKPMVTKFAVDQAAFFDQFVKSMVKMGQINVLTGNQGQIRTDCSVPNAARSAGGELPWSVVETAVESLVL, encoded by the coding sequence ATGGCTTCCTCCCCCTCGGTTGCTCGCGTCCTGCTCGTCCTCGCGGCAACAGCTCTGGCCGTGAGCTCGGTGTCCGCCGCGGCAGGTGCTGGTGGCTCGCCGCCGCTGGCCAAGGGCCTGTCGTTCGAGTTCTACCGCGCCAGGTGCCCGCAGGCGGAGGCCATCGTCTTCGCCTTCCTCAAGGACGCCATCCGCAAGGACGTTGGCCTCGCCGCCGCGCTCCTCCGCATCCACTTCCACGACTGCTTCGTGCAGGGCTGCGATGGCTCCGTGCTCCTTGACAGGACCAACGGCGTCGACAGCGAGAAGGTGTCTCCCCCGAACGTCACGCTCCGTCCGTCGGCGTTCAAGGCCATCAACGCTATCCGCGCGCTCCTCCAGAGGGCGTGCGGCGGGCCggtcgtctcctgcgccgacatcgCCGCGCTCGCCGCCCGTGACTCCGTCCATTTAGCCGGTGGGCCAAGGTACGCTGTCCCGCTCGGCCGCCGTGACGGGCTCGCCCCCGCGTCCCTGGACACCATCTTGGGCGCGCTCCCGCCGCCAACCTCCAAGGTCCCCGTGCTCCTCACCTTCCTCGCCAAGATCGGCCTCAACGCCGACGACCTGGTGGCGCTCTCCGGCGCGCACACTCTCGGGATCGCGCACTGCGGCTCCTTCGAGGAGAGGCTGTTCCCCAAGGACGACCCCACCATGGACAAGTTTTTCGCCGGCCACCTCAAGCTCACCTGCCCGCGGCTCAAGGTGGACAACTTCACCGCCAACGACATCCGCACGCCGAACGTGTTCGACAACAAGTTCTACGTCGACCTGCTCAACCGGCAGGGTCTCTTCACCTCCGACCAGGACCTGCACACCGACGCCAAGACCAAGCCCATGGTCACCAAGTTCGCCGTCGACCAGGCCGCCTTCTTCGACCAGTTCGTCAAGTCAATGGTGAAAATGGGGCAGATCAACGTGCTCACTGGCAACCAGGGCCAAATCCGCACGGACTGCTCCGTGCCCAACGCCGCCCGCAGCGCCGGTGGCGAGCTGCCATGGTCCGTCGTCGAGACCGCCGTGGAGAGCTTGGTGTTGTAG
- the LOC119282589 gene encoding abscisic stress-ripening protein 1-like has translation MGRHSSNASKAEDGGEQHRKEEKHHKHMEQLAQLGAVAAGAYALHEKHKAKKDPENARSHRIKEEIAATVAVGSAGFAFHEHHKKKDAKKHGRH, from the exons ATGGGGCGCCACAGCAGCAATGCCAGCAAAGCCGAGGACGGCGGCGAGCAGCACCGCAAGGAGGAGAAGCATCACAAGCACATGGAGCAGCTCGCCCAGCTCGGCGCAGTGGCAGCCGGAGCGTACGCGCTG CACGAGAAGCACAAGGCGAAGAAGGACCCGGAGAATGCCCGGTCGCACAGGATCAAGGAGGAGATCGCAGCCACGGTCGCCGTTGGTAGCGCCGGTTTCGCCTTCCATGAGCACCACAAGAAGAAAGACGCCAAGAAGCACGGCCGCCATTGA